A stretch of the Medicago truncatula cultivar Jemalong A17 chromosome 5, MtrunA17r5.0-ANR, whole genome shotgun sequence genome encodes the following:
- the LOC11405444 gene encoding probable indole-3-acetic acid-amido synthetase GH3.1 gives MAVESEILLEPPSSVDEKSLNKALEFIEEMTKNTDSVQERVLSEILEQNAETEYLKRFGLNGATDRETFKSKVAVITYEDLLPDIQRIANGDRSPILSAHPISEFLTSSGTSAGERKLMPTIHQEMDRRQLLYSLLMPVMNQYVPDLDKGKALHFLFIKAETKTPSGLVARPVLTAYYKSEQFKKRPFDPYNVLTSPDEAILCPDSFQSMYTQMLCGLIMRHEVLRVGAVFASGLLRAIRFLQLNWAELVHDIETGTLNPKITDPSIKQCMSKILKPNPELAKFVTKECSGDNWERIIPRIWPNTKYLEVIVTGAMAQYIPTLDYYSGNLPKPCTMYASSECYFGLNLKPMTEPNEVSYTIMPNMGYFEFLPHDDSSPITLSRDSPPKLVDLADVQIGKFYELVITTYSGFCRYRVGDILQVNGFHNSDPQFKFVRRKNVLLSIDSDKTDESELQKAIENASALLKEFKTSVVEYTSFAETKSIPGHYVIYWELLMKDSSCPPTDEVLNQCCLVMEESLNSVYRQGRVADNSIGPLEIRVVKNGTFEELMDYAISRGASINQYKVPRCVSFTPIMELLDSRVVSVHFSPSLPHWTSERRR, from the exons ATGGCTGTTGAATCTGAAATCCTTTTGGAACCACCTTCTTCTGTTGATGAAAAGAGCTTAAACAAAGCTCTTGAATTCATTGAAGAAATGACAAAAAACACTGACTCAGTTCAAGAAAGAGTTCTCTCTGAAATTCTTGAACAAAACGCAGAAACTGAATACTTGAAACGATTTGGACTTAACGGTGCCACTGACCGTGAAACCTTCAAATCCAAAGTTGCAGTTATCACCTATGAAGATCTTTTACCTGATATTCAACGCATTGCTAACGGTGACCGTTCTCCTATCTTGTCTGCTCATCCAATCTCAGAGTTTCTGACCAG TTCAGGAACATCTGCTGGTGAAAGAAAATTGATGCCAACTATTCATCAAGAAATGGACCGTCGTCAGTTATTGTACAGCCTACTCATGCCAGTGATGAACCA ATATGTTCCTGATTTGGACAAAGGAAAAGCACTTCACTTTCTTTTCATCAAAGCAGAAACAAAAACTCCAAGTGGGTTAGTGGCACGTCCAGTTCTAACAGCCTACTACAAAAGTGAACAGTTTAAGAAAAGACCATTTGACCCTTACAATGTGTTAACAAGTCCAGATGAAGCTATCCTTTGTCCTGATTCATTTCAAAGCATGTATACTCAGATGCTTTGTGGCCTAATCATGCGCCATGAAGTTCTTCGAGTCGGAGCAGTTTTCGCTTCCGGGCTTCTCAGAGCCATTAGGTTCCTTCAGCTGAATTGGGCTGAATTAGTCCATGACATTGAAACAGGAACCCTAAACCCAAAAATCACTGATCCTTCTATCAAACAGTGCATGTCGAAAATACTTAAACCGAATCCTGAACTCGCGAAATTCGTTACAAAAGAATGTTCAGGAGACAATTGGGAACGTATAATCCCAAGAATCTGGCCTAACACAAAGTATCTTGAAGTTATTGTCACTGGTGCTATGGCTCAGTACATTCCTACCCTTGATTATTACAGTGGTAACCTTCCAAAACCATGTACAATGTATGCTTCATCTGAATGTTATTTTGGTCTTAACCTTAAGCCTATGACAGAACCAAATGAAGTTTCTTACACCATTATGCCAAACATGGGTTACTTTGAATTTTTACCACATGATGATTCATCACCTATAACCCTCTCACGTGACTCACCTCCAAAGCTAGTAGACCTTGCTGATGTCCAAATTGGTAAATTTTATGAGCTTGTAATCACAACTTATTCCGGTTTTTGCCGTTACAGAGTTGGTGATATTCTTCAAGTCAATGGATTCCATAATTCTGATCCTCAGTTCAAATTCGTGAGGCGAAAGAACGTGTTGTTGAGTATCGATTCGGATAAAACAGACGAATCGGAGCTTCAAAAAGCTATTGAAAATGCGTCTGCATTGTTAAAGGAGTTCAAAACAAGTGTTGTTGAATACACTAGTTTTGCTGAAACAAAATCAATTCCTGGACATTATGTTATTTATtgggagcttttgatgaaggaTTCCTCTTGTCCTCCAACTGATGAAGTGTTGAATCAATGTTGTTTGGTTATGGAAGAGTCTTTGAATTCTGTTTATAGACAAGGAAGAGTTGCTGATAATTCAATTGGGCCATTAGAGATTCGTGTGGTGAAAAATGGCACGTTTGAGGAACTAATGGATTATGCAATATCGCGTGGTGCAAGTATCAATCAGTATAAAGTTCCTAGGTGCGTGAGTTTCACTCCTATAATGGAACTTCTTGACTCTAGGGTGGTATcagttcattttagtccttctCTACCTCATTGGACTTCAGAACGACGTCGTTGA